One genomic region from Prunus persica cultivar Lovell chromosome G3, Prunus_persica_NCBIv2, whole genome shotgun sequence encodes:
- the LOC109948327 gene encoding trans-resveratrol di-O-methyltransferase-like produces the protein MGSEVRATHELLQAQAHIWNHIFSFINSMSLKCAVQLDIPDVIQKHGQPMTLSELVSALPISPTKAHFIPRLMRILVHSGFFARESLNGGEQGYVLTEASALLLKDNPISARPFLLAMLNPILTDPWQYLTPWFQNDNPTPFHVVHGMTFWDYGSQDPTLSHFFNDAMPSDARLISSLMIDDCKGVFQGVESLVDVGGGTGTVAKSIADAFPYMKCTVLDLPHVVADQKGSKNLEYVAGDMFEAVPAGGAIFLKWILHDWSDEECVKILERCKEAITREGKKGKVIIVDMTVENKKTDKESGETQLFFDMQMMVMTTGKERNEKEWAKLFSDAGFSHYKITPCLGLRSLNEVYP, from the exons ATGGGAAGTGAAGTGAGAGCAACTCATGAGCTACTCCAAGCACAAGCCCACATTTGGAACCACATTTTTAGCTTCATAAATTCTATGTCCCTCAAATGTGCAGTTCAATTAGATATCCCAGATGTCATCCAAAAACATGGCCAACCCATGACTCTTTCCGAGCTTGTCTCCGCCCTACCAATTTCCCCAACAAAAGCTCATTTCATTCCACGCCTCATGCGAATCTTAGTCCACTCCGGCTTCTTTGCCAGAGAAAGTCTGAATGGCGGCGAACAAGGTTATGTACTAACAGAGGCCTCCGCACTCCTCCTGAAAGACAATCCCATAAGCGCAAGGCCCTTCTTACTTGCCATGCTCAATCCCATCTTAACAGATCCATGGCAGTATTTGACCCCTTGGTTCCAAAATGACAATCCTACGCCATTTCACGTGGTGCATGGGATGACATTTTGGGATTATGGGAGCCAGGACCCGACGCTTTCACATTTTTTCAATGACGCCATGCCTAGCGATGCCCGGTTGATCTCAAGCTTGATGATTGATGACTGCAAAGGGGTTTTTCAAGGAGTGGAGTCGTTGGTTGACGTGGGCGGTGGGACGGGAACTGTGGCCAAGTCCATTGCTGATGCCTTCCCATATATGAAATGCACTGTACTTGATCTCCCTCATGTAGTTGCTGACCAAAAAGGGAGTAAGAACTTGGAATATGTTGCGGGGGACATGTTTGAGGCTGTTCCTGCCGGCGGTGCTATTTTTTTGAAG TGGATATTGCATGACTGGAGTGATGAAGAATGCGTGAAAATACTTGAGCGATGTAAAGAGGCAATTACAAGAGAGGGCAAGAAAGGCAAGGTGATTATCGTAGATATGACGGTGGAGAACAAGAAGACAGATAAAGAATCTGGGGAAACACAACTTTTCTTCGATATGCAGATGATGGTTATGACTACcggaaaagaaaggaatgaGAAAGAATGGGCTAAGCTCTTTTCTGACGCAGGTTTCAGCCACTATAAGATTACTCCCTGTTTGGGTTTAAGGTCTCTCAATGAGGTTTATCCTTGA